One window of the Terriglobales bacterium genome contains the following:
- the dxr gene encoding 1-deoxy-D-xylulose-5-phosphate reductoisomerase, producing MSTLKIVEAYPERFSVVSLAAGRNVDAAFEQCRRWSPKMVSMADEESASKLGARVHSAGLATEVLSGPAGVVKVATHPDANFVVSAIVGVAGLEATYEAVKAGKAVGLANKECLVAAGELITAEARRQGKPLLPIDSEHNAVHQCMRGGRLHEVSAVWLTASGGPFLHTPKSQFASITVQQALNHPTWKMGKRITIDSATLMNKGFEVIEACRLFNLPPERVKVIVHPQSTIHSLVEFHDGSILAQLSVTDMRLPILYALTYPERLDSELKFDLNSLKKLDFCPPDTEKFPCLRLAYEAAEAGGAKTVALNAADEVAVAAFLDGLIGFEDIPRTIKKVLDETRASHPESIREVLQMDAEARGLAADLVGTERPLVAAGSGVHSSSATRNN from the coding sequence GTGAGTACGCTGAAGATCGTTGAGGCATATCCAGAACGATTCAGCGTGGTCTCGCTTGCTGCGGGAAGAAACGTCGATGCAGCATTTGAGCAGTGCCGCCGGTGGAGTCCCAAAATGGTATCGATGGCCGACGAGGAGTCGGCGTCGAAGTTGGGCGCGCGAGTGCACTCGGCTGGACTCGCGACCGAGGTTCTCTCCGGTCCTGCTGGTGTAGTGAAGGTCGCCACGCATCCGGACGCCAACTTTGTGGTTAGCGCGATCGTTGGAGTCGCCGGGCTTGAAGCTACTTACGAAGCTGTGAAGGCCGGCAAGGCTGTTGGGCTGGCAAATAAAGAGTGTCTGGTCGCGGCAGGCGAGCTGATCACTGCCGAGGCTCGTCGTCAAGGCAAGCCGCTGCTGCCCATCGATAGCGAGCACAACGCGGTGCATCAGTGCATGCGCGGAGGACGTCTCCACGAGGTTAGCGCGGTCTGGCTGACGGCCTCCGGCGGGCCGTTTCTTCATACACCAAAGTCACAATTTGCTAGCATAACGGTGCAGCAGGCGCTGAATCATCCGACCTGGAAAATGGGCAAGCGCATTACTATCGACTCGGCCACGCTGATGAATAAAGGATTCGAGGTGATCGAGGCCTGTCGATTGTTCAACTTGCCGCCGGAGCGGGTGAAGGTGATTGTGCATCCGCAGTCGACCATTCACTCTTTGGTGGAATTCCACGACGGCAGCATTCTTGCTCAACTGTCGGTCACGGATATGCGGCTACCGATCCTGTACGCGCTTACCTATCCTGAACGGCTGGATTCAGAATTGAAGTTCGATCTCAACAGCCTGAAAAAGCTCGATTTTTGCCCACCAGATACAGAGAAGTTCCCTTGCCTGCGGCTGGCGTACGAGGCCGCGGAAGCTGGAGGGGCTAAGACGGTTGCCTTAAACGCCGCCGACGAAGTCGCAGTAGCGGCTTTTCTCGATGGCCTGATAGGATTTGAAGATATCCCCCGCACAATAAAGAAGGTGTTGGACGAAACTAGAGCCAGTCATCCTGAATCTATTAGGGAAGTGTTGCAAATGGATGCTGAGGCGCGTGGGCTGGCAGCCGATCTGGTAGGGACTGAAAGACCTCTGGTGGCCGCCGGCAGCGGTGTACACTCAAGCTCGGCAACCCGGAATAACTGA
- a CDS encoding GIY-YIG nuclease family protein: MSNIALKDFKFFRMWPREVFRFKDESGRLHIKSIQDLRVAGVYILYRGDELYYVGKAGDLFRRLHDHANKVTDRYYPHWDYFSAFALQKTVKNAGAKMLELEAILIAAIPRATNKSTPKFKRIEIPKTLRKMLGANNPKAMAASGGS, translated from the coding sequence ATGTCGAATATAGCGTTGAAGGATTTCAAATTTTTCCGAATGTGGCCGCGTGAGGTCTTTCGTTTCAAAGACGAAAGTGGCCGTCTTCACATAAAGAGTATCCAGGACCTGCGCGTGGCAGGCGTGTACATCCTTTATAGAGGCGACGAACTTTACTACGTGGGCAAGGCGGGTGACCTATTTAGGCGTCTTCACGATCACGCCAATAAAGTGACTGATCGGTACTATCCGCACTGGGATTATTTCTCGGCTTTCGCTCTTCAAAAGACGGTCAAAAATGCAGGAGCAAAAATGCTGGAATTGGAGGCAATTCTCATAGCTGCTATCCCACGCGCGACAAACAAATCCACGCCGAAGTTCAAGAGGATTGAAATTCCCAAGACGCTGCGCAAAATGCTCGGCGCGAACAACCCCAAGGCAATGGCCGCGAGTGGTGGATCGTGA
- a CDS encoding glycoside hydrolase family 38 C-terminal domain-containing protein — protein MAFAQNATKSSSAQNQKKSASAAAPQVKALPPASPVDLSKQPTLYVVGYAHLDTEWRWQYPQTIDEYLSKTLRNNFYLSDTYPHYIFNFTGANRYRLMKEYYPEGFAKLKKYVAAGRWFPAGSSMEEGDVNSPNAESIFRQILYGNNFFRREFGEASNEYMLPDCFGFPASLPSILHHAGIKGFSTQKLSAAWQPAPHVGGPDSPEKTPEGIPFNVGIWEGTDGSTIIAALNPLSYGSQVTYDLSKTPPPPPPPDPNLTERQNAFRTRPQEDWVKRIQINGDLTGIKADYHYVGTGDIGGAPNEYSVKLMEGIVTRSKAVIPNPPANPREWEAEQEPGKAESQPVQVGNGPIHVVWSKADQMFMDILKCCKTDKMPRYKGDLELINHSAGSLTSEAYQKRWMRKNELLGDAAEKASLAAAWLGGKAYPQDRLNAAWTLVMGGQFHDLLPGTATPKAFEFAWNDDIIAMNQFAGVLKSATETVASALNTQSQGTPVVVYNPLNIEREDVVEAHLNFDGGVPKSVRVTGPDGKETPAQVSEDGEGKAKVVFVAKVPSTGYAVFDVQPSTEAAPNSELKASESSLENARYVVKLNGDGDVSSVFDKKLNKELLSAPIRLAISTDNPEHWPAWNMDFEDEQRAPKAYVGGSPKVTVIENGPARVALQIERETEGSNFVQTIRLAAGDGGNRIEFANKINWDTKEVNLKATFPFSAANKMATYNWDVGTIQRPNEEPRQFEVASHQWIDLTDQSGSYGATVLTDCKNGSDKPNDNTIRLTLIRTPGTRGGYHDQGTQDIGHHDILFGIAGHDGDWRSSQTDWQAQRLNDPLVAFEATKHPGSLGKQFSLVKVNNSRIRVLALKKAEHSDEIVLRAVELDGKPQNDVRFTFAAPVTAAREVNAQEQPLGAAHVQGGALVTSFTAYEPKTFALRIGAAPKKVAAPQFAAVKLPYQVSVATYDHQPAAGCFDCSYDRPTQPQGKALPAEMLPEKIDYAGVTFTLAPSAKADAVIAEGQQIKLPAGKYNRLYILAAASNGDHKADFKVGDKTANLNVQEWTGFVGQWDDRIWKEVIENPAEIGPPTYNRHPRVDEYGEMIGLRPGFIKRADIGWYASHRHDDAARNEAYQYSYLFVYPIDIPAGATTLTLPHNHNIKILAATAVNQAQQAWPAQPLYDVLEGAEAQNQSQTAMK, from the coding sequence ATGTTGCCGCGGGCCGCTGGTTTCCGGCCGGATCTTCGATGGAAGAAGGCGACGTAAACTCCCCGAACGCCGAGTCGATCTTCCGCCAGATCCTTTATGGGAACAACTTCTTCCGCCGCGAGTTCGGCGAAGCCAGCAACGAGTACATGCTGCCCGACTGCTTCGGCTTCCCGGCTTCGCTGCCCAGCATTCTGCATCACGCGGGAATCAAAGGATTCTCGACCCAGAAGCTCTCAGCGGCATGGCAGCCGGCGCCGCACGTCGGCGGTCCGGACTCGCCGGAGAAGACACCCGAGGGCATTCCGTTTAACGTCGGCATCTGGGAAGGCACGGATGGCAGCACCATCATCGCTGCGCTCAATCCACTGAGCTATGGCAGCCAGGTTACGTACGATTTGAGCAAGACTCCGCCTCCGCCACCTCCTCCGGATCCCAATTTGACAGAGCGGCAAAACGCATTCCGCACGCGTCCGCAGGAAGACTGGGTGAAGCGCATTCAGATCAACGGCGATCTGACGGGCATAAAGGCTGACTACCACTACGTTGGCACCGGCGACATCGGCGGAGCTCCGAATGAGTATTCGGTGAAGCTGATGGAGGGAATTGTCACCAGATCGAAAGCAGTGATTCCCAATCCGCCGGCAAACCCCCGCGAGTGGGAAGCCGAGCAGGAGCCCGGGAAAGCGGAATCGCAGCCGGTGCAGGTGGGCAATGGTCCGATTCACGTCGTCTGGTCGAAGGCCGACCAGATGTTCATGGACATCCTCAAGTGCTGCAAGACCGACAAGATGCCGCGCTACAAAGGCGATCTTGAATTGATCAACCACTCCGCCGGCTCCCTTACATCCGAGGCTTACCAGAAACGCTGGATGCGCAAGAACGAGCTCCTCGGCGATGCCGCCGAGAAGGCTTCTCTCGCCGCAGCATGGCTTGGAGGCAAAGCGTATCCGCAGGATCGGCTCAACGCTGCATGGACGCTGGTGATGGGCGGACAGTTCCACGATCTGCTTCCCGGCACGGCGACTCCGAAAGCATTTGAATTCGCGTGGAACGACGACATCATCGCCATGAACCAGTTCGCCGGCGTGCTCAAGAGCGCGACCGAAACTGTGGCTTCGGCGTTGAATACACAAAGCCAGGGCACACCAGTTGTCGTTTACAACCCGCTCAACATCGAACGTGAGGATGTAGTTGAAGCGCACCTGAACTTCGACGGTGGCGTTCCCAAATCGGTTCGTGTAACCGGTCCCGATGGGAAGGAAACGCCGGCGCAGGTTTCCGAAGACGGCGAGGGTAAGGCCAAAGTCGTGTTCGTCGCGAAGGTCCCGTCAACCGGCTATGCGGTGTTCGACGTTCAGCCCTCCACTGAGGCCGCTCCCAATTCGGAACTGAAGGCTTCGGAATCTTCACTTGAGAACGCGCGCTACGTCGTAAAGCTGAATGGCGATGGCGACGTCTCCAGCGTCTTCGATAAGAAACTGAACAAGGAACTGCTCTCCGCTCCGATTCGTCTCGCGATTTCCACGGATAATCCCGAGCACTGGCCGGCGTGGAACATGGACTTCGAAGACGAGCAGCGCGCGCCGAAGGCGTACGTTGGTGGCTCGCCGAAAGTTACTGTCATCGAAAACGGTCCGGCTCGCGTTGCTCTTCAAATCGAACGCGAAACCGAAGGCTCGAACTTCGTGCAAACGATTCGACTGGCTGCGGGCGATGGCGGCAATCGCATCGAGTTCGCTAACAAAATCAACTGGGACACTAAGGAAGTCAACCTGAAGGCCACGTTCCCGTTCAGCGCCGCCAACAAAATGGCGACCTACAACTGGGATGTCGGCACGATTCAGCGTCCGAACGAGGAGCCCCGCCAATTTGAAGTCGCTTCGCATCAGTGGATCGATCTCACCGATCAGAGCGGCAGCTACGGCGCAACGGTTCTTACGGATTGCAAGAACGGTTCTGATAAGCCGAACGACAACACCATCCGCCTCACGCTCATTCGCACTCCGGGCACGCGCGGCGGATATCACGATCAGGGCACGCAGGACATCGGCCACCACGACATCCTCTTCGGAATCGCCGGACACGATGGCGACTGGCGCTCCAGCCAGACCGATTGGCAGGCGCAGCGCTTGAACGATCCGCTGGTTGCCTTCGAAGCCACCAAGCATCCTGGCTCGCTCGGCAAGCAGTTCTCGCTGGTGAAGGTAAACAACAGCCGCATTCGCGTGCTGGCGCTCAAGAAGGCCGAGCACAGCGACGAGATCGTCCTGCGCGCAGTCGAGCTCGACGGCAAGCCGCAGAACGATGTCCGTTTTACTTTCGCAGCGCCGGTAACTGCAGCGCGCGAAGTCAACGCGCAAGAGCAGCCGCTGGGCGCCGCGCATGTACAAGGCGGAGCACTCGTTACGTCATTTACCGCATACGAGCCGAAAACCTTCGCCCTGCGAATCGGCGCCGCTCCGAAGAAGGTTGCCGCTCCTCAGTTTGCTGCGGTGAAGCTGCCATATCAGGTGTCGGTCGCGACCTACGATCACCAACCCGCTGCCGGATGCTTCGACTGCTCCTACGATCGGCCGACGCAACCGCAAGGCAAAGCGCTGCCCGCGGAAATGCTGCCGGAAAAAATCGACTACGCGGGCGTGACCTTCACACTCGCGCCGTCAGCCAAAGCCGACGCGGTGATCGCCGAAGGCCAGCAGATCAAGCTGCCCGCAGGCAAATACAACCGCCTTTACATTCTCGCTGCCGCTTCGAACGGCGATCACAAAGCGGATTTCAAAGTGGGAGACAAAACCGCCAACCTGAACGTGCAGGAATGGACCGGCTTCGTTGGTCAGTGGGACGACCGCATCTGGAAAGAGGTCATCGAGAATCCGGCAGAGATCGGACCACCGACGTACAACCGTCATCCGCGCGTGGATGAATACGGCGAGATGATTGGGTTGCGTCCGGGCTTCATCAAGCGCGCCGACATCGGCTGGTACGCCTCGCATCGTCATGACGACGCTGCTCGCAACGAGGCGTATCAGTATTCGTATCTGTTCGTTTACCCAATCGATATTCCTGCGGGAGCAACTACGCTAACGCTGCCGCACAACCACAACATCAAAATCCTCGCTGCGACTGCAGTAAACCAGGCGCAACAAGCCTGGCCGGCGCAGCCGCTGTACGACGTGCTGGAAGGCGCAGAAGCGCAGAACCAAAGCCAGACGGCAATGAAGTAA
- a CDS encoding IS110 family transposase, producing MWIIGCDFHPSGQQVYAVNQEGGEVVEQWLQHGESEEVDKFYSSLPPGSEVGVETSGNMRWFERKLAQYGHKLRIGDAAKIRGKDTRKQKHDRRDAEHICQLMLKDDFPELEWVPTLEERDLRQLLLHRHKLVRMRAQVKNQLQHIALNQGRQKKWQLWTKTGQELLRKLELEPWTARRRDDLLKLLESLNGYCEGLDAAVEQAAQQRAEARLLRTHPGIGPVISLAAVLTLGNVGERFETSRKLVSYLGLNPAEDSSGKRRRLGSISKQGSSFMRLLLIQGAQTAVRGDAELARQYRRLAVKKNKGIAKVMVARKLAVRVFWMLKTNKTYPELVRMRGSSSHPVVAGKETDALSERPASSSGRSRI from the coding sequence ATGTGGATTATAGGCTGTGATTTTCATCCGAGTGGTCAGCAAGTGTACGCGGTGAACCAGGAAGGCGGCGAGGTAGTGGAGCAGTGGCTGCAGCATGGAGAGAGTGAGGAGGTGGACAAGTTTTATTCCAGCCTGCCGCCGGGCAGTGAAGTGGGGGTGGAGACGAGTGGGAACATGCGCTGGTTCGAGCGCAAGCTGGCCCAGTACGGGCACAAGCTGCGTATCGGAGACGCGGCCAAGATCCGGGGCAAGGACACGCGCAAGCAGAAACATGATCGGCGCGATGCTGAGCATATCTGCCAGCTGATGCTCAAAGATGATTTTCCGGAGCTGGAATGGGTACCGACGCTGGAAGAGCGCGATCTGCGGCAGTTGCTGCTGCACCGGCACAAGCTGGTGCGGATGCGAGCGCAGGTAAAGAACCAGTTGCAGCATATTGCGCTGAATCAGGGCCGGCAGAAGAAGTGGCAGCTATGGACCAAAACGGGACAAGAGCTGCTCCGGAAGCTGGAGCTGGAGCCATGGACAGCGCGGCGGCGGGACGATCTACTGAAGCTGCTGGAGTCGCTGAACGGATACTGCGAAGGGCTGGATGCGGCCGTAGAGCAGGCGGCCCAGCAACGAGCCGAAGCGCGTCTGCTGAGGACGCATCCGGGAATCGGGCCGGTGATCAGTTTGGCGGCGGTGCTCACGTTGGGCAATGTCGGGGAGCGGTTTGAGACCAGTCGCAAGTTGGTCAGCTACCTGGGATTGAATCCGGCGGAGGATTCCAGCGGCAAGCGCCGGCGGCTGGGCTCGATCAGCAAGCAGGGCAGCAGCTTTATGCGCTTGCTGCTGATCCAGGGAGCGCAGACGGCGGTGCGCGGGGACGCGGAATTAGCCAGGCAGTATCGTCGCCTGGCGGTGAAGAAGAACAAGGGCATCGCCAAGGTGATGGTGGCGCGCAAGCTGGCGGTGCGCGTGTTCTGGATGCTGAAGACGAACAAGACGTATCCGGAACTGGTTCGTATGCGGGGTAGCTCGAGTCATCCTGTGGTCGCAGGCAAAGAGACCGACGCTTTGAGTGAGCGCCCCGCCTCCTCATCAGGCCGAAGCAGAATCTAG
- a CDS encoding phosphatidate cytidylyltransferase: MQRVLTALILIPIVVLVVFKAPFWLYALVLAVLAMLCTQEYLKIVEAHQLRPLRILTYLAVLAVLGDYYLSIALRGQRPSGATGWQMTRDPFFQYTVLLVVVSLAPLILLACAMHLEDLRQALPSAAASYMAVPYIGITLGFLLFARGLIADGAFAVFFLMLVVWTGDIFAYYVGRAIGKHKLAPRISPGKSWEGAGASIIGSMIVGTLLLVYNTPVAQAFTNWKLLGHTSALSGIAQPKHNAVWVAVLASACINIAAQIGDLVESMMKRGAGMKDSGALLPGHGGALDRVDALLLASPMLWYYCSFGLIHF; the protein is encoded by the coding sequence ATGCAGCGAGTGCTTACAGCTCTAATTCTGATTCCCATTGTGGTACTGGTGGTGTTTAAGGCGCCGTTTTGGCTTTATGCACTGGTGCTTGCTGTTTTGGCGATGCTTTGCACGCAGGAGTATTTGAAGATCGTCGAGGCGCATCAGCTTCGGCCGCTGCGGATTTTGACTTACTTGGCTGTGCTTGCTGTTTTGGGCGATTACTATCTGTCGATAGCGTTGCGCGGCCAGCGTCCATCGGGCGCTACGGGCTGGCAGATGACGCGCGATCCTTTCTTTCAGTACACGGTGCTGCTTGTCGTTGTTAGTTTGGCGCCGCTGATTCTGCTGGCTTGTGCGATGCACCTCGAAGATCTGCGGCAGGCGCTGCCTTCGGCTGCGGCTTCTTACATGGCCGTGCCTTACATCGGAATCACTTTGGGATTCCTGCTTTTCGCGCGGGGGTTGATTGCTGATGGCGCGTTTGCCGTCTTCTTCTTAATGCTGGTGGTTTGGACAGGCGATATCTTCGCTTACTACGTCGGGCGCGCGATCGGAAAACATAAGCTGGCGCCACGCATCAGTCCGGGAAAGTCTTGGGAGGGTGCTGGGGCGTCGATCATCGGAAGCATGATTGTCGGCACGCTGCTGCTGGTGTACAACACGCCTGTTGCTCAGGCGTTCACGAATTGGAAGTTGTTGGGTCATACCAGTGCCCTTTCGGGAATCGCGCAGCCGAAGCACAACGCGGTTTGGGTGGCCGTGCTCGCTTCGGCGTGTATCAATATCGCGGCACAGATTGGCGATCTGGTTGAGTCGATGATGAAGCGCGGCGCGGGGATGAAGGATTCGGGCGCGCTGCTTCCAGGCCACGGAGGCGCGCTGGATCGCGTGGACGCGCTGCTCCTGGCCTCTCCGATGCTGTGGTACTATTGCTCATTCGGCCTCATCCACTTTTAG
- a CDS encoding isoprenyl transferase, translating to MKHLHQNSGRVEELLTKEREIYSHLDASRLPRHIAIIMDGNGRWANRRHLPRFVGHRSGVQTVRGVVETAARIGLPFLTLYAFSAENWKKRPAAEVEFLMQLLRQYLKQEVPRLNRNNVRLTYIGRIWELPENVQQRLKWAEEETAGNTGMVLTLALNYGARTELVDAFRSIIDAARNNGGIDHLHIDEELVARHLYGSLPDPDLVIRTSGELRVSNFLLWQIAYAEIYVTSKLWPDFEGTDLLHAIADYQRRERRYGGLGSNGNGHHARELVGARK from the coding sequence ATGAAGCACTTGCACCAAAACAGTGGCAGGGTTGAGGAGCTGTTAACCAAGGAGCGGGAGATCTACTCGCATCTCGATGCTTCGCGTTTGCCTCGGCATATTGCCATCATCATGGATGGCAACGGGCGATGGGCGAATCGGCGGCATTTGCCGCGGTTTGTGGGGCATCGGTCGGGGGTGCAGACGGTGCGGGGCGTGGTCGAGACGGCGGCTCGCATTGGGCTTCCCTTCCTTACGCTTTATGCGTTTTCGGCGGAGAACTGGAAGAAGCGTCCGGCGGCTGAAGTTGAGTTCCTCATGCAGCTTCTGCGGCAGTACCTGAAGCAGGAGGTGCCGCGGCTGAATCGGAACAATGTTCGGCTCACGTACATTGGGCGCATCTGGGAGCTGCCGGAGAATGTCCAGCAGCGGTTGAAGTGGGCTGAGGAAGAGACCGCCGGCAACACCGGCATGGTGCTCACGCTCGCGCTCAACTACGGCGCGCGCACAGAGCTTGTCGATGCCTTCCGCTCGATCATCGACGCGGCGCGCAACAACGGCGGCATCGATCATCTGCACATCGATGAAGAGCTGGTCGCGCGACATCTATATGGAAGCTTGCCGGATCCTGATCTGGTGATCCGCACCAGCGGCGAGCTGCGCGTGAGCAATTTCCTGCTTTGGCAGATTGCTTATGCGGAGATCTACGTGACCTCCAAACTGTGGCCCGACTTCGAGGGTACCGATCTGCTGCATGCCATCGCGGATTATCAGCGGCGTGAGCGCCGGTATGGCGGGTTGGGGTCGAATGGGAATGGCCATCATGCCCGTGAACTCGTCGGCGCGCGCAAGTAG